The following nucleotide sequence is from Actinomycetota bacterium.
GCGCTTCCTCGACCCGACGCCGTTCGGGTTCGAGGAGGCCTACTTCTTCCAGCAGGGTGCGCTGCTGTCGCCAAGCGAGCTGAGCGTCGGGTCGCACGGCGTCTCGTACACCGAGGACGGCCCATTCGGGCACTACGAGGACGGCATCACCATCTTCATCGACCCCGCCGGCGAAGAAGGCTGCCTCTAACCAACGCAACAAGCGCTGACGGCGCGAGTCTGCTGCCCGAGTGGAGGAGTGCACTCCTACAAGCGGTCGCCAGGGAAGAGGCGCCGGTGGGCTTCGCGGGCGCGAACGTCGGCGGCTGACGCCCCATAGCGGCCGAGCATCTGGCGGGAGCGCCAGCCGGCCAGCTGCATCAGGTCCGTCTCGCCGCCGCCCTGGGCGAGCCAGGCATGGGCGAAGGTGTGGCGGAGCTGATGCGGATGGAGCCCCGGCAGGCCGGCCTGCTCACCCCGGCGGCGTAGGAGCTGCTGGACGCCCCAGGCGGTCAACCGGCCTCGCTTGCCAAGCCACAGCCACGGAAGGTGAGCGTCCTTGTGCCGGGCGCAGACGCGCAGATAGCGGTCCAGCGCCACGGCGGTCTTGCGACCATAGGGAAGGGCGTGCTTGCGGCGGCCCTTGCCGAGGACCATGGCGACGTCCAGGTCGAGGTCGCCCGAGCTGGAGGTCGGCCAGCTCGCCCCGGCGGGCGCCGGTGTCGAGAAGGAACATCACGATGGCGGTGTCCCGGCGAGCCTCGAAGTCCTTGCCGGCGCAGGCCGCCAGCAGCCGCCGCAGACCATCCTCGGGGACGACCGGGACGGGCTGGTCTGGCACGATCGGTGGCTTCATCGCGCTATGGGGCTGGCGGGGATCTCTTCTTCCTCCTCCAGCCATCGATACAGGACCCGCAGCCGCCGGTAGCGGGTGGCGACGGTCTCCGGCGCCCGGCGCTGAAGCAGGTCGCCGAGAAACGCCTCCAGGTCCTCGCGCCGAGCGTCCAGCAGGCTGCGGCCGCGGCCGGCCAGGAAGGCCTCGGCCTGGCGGAGGCTTTCCAGGTAGCTGGCGATGGTGTGCTCGGAGCGGTTCTCGGCCCGCAGGTGCCGCTCGAAGGAGCGGACCAGGCTGGGTCGGTAGTCGGCGGTCATGGCCGGACCGTAGCGCAGCCGCGGGAAGGTCAAGGGATGGGGTGAACCACCGGTATGCGGCCTACTCGAACGGGTCCAAACGTGAAGATGACCAGCGTTTCCGCTGGTCAGGGGCTTGTGGTGGGCCTGGGAGGACTTGAACCTGGGACCTCATCCTTATCAGCAATCGAGCGCTTACCGCTGTGCAACCCTGCGTTTTTGGGGACTCCTCGGGTTTCTGTGGGTTGGATGGTGGGCTGAGCTGGCGTGGTTGGCTTGATCGGTAGGGAGTCCAGGCTGCGCCGGGCTGCTGCTGTAGGACGCGCACGCGCCGTCCTTTAGGTTTCGGAGCTGCCAAGCCGACCGAAGCCCTCGGGAGCGACGCGTGCGCGCCACGACCGCATTCAACAAGATGCTCGCCATCCCCGGCGCCGACGTGGCCGGGGTCCAGTTCAGCCCGGCCGGGATCGTCGTGGTGTTGCGCCGCCGCGGTCGCCGGCTGCGCTGCCCATGTGGCTGGTCCACCCGGGCGGTCTACGACCGGACCACCCGCCGTTGGCGGCACCTGGACCTGGGTGCCGCGCGGCTGTTGCTGCAAGCCGAGATCCGCCGCCTTTCCTGCCGGGCCTGCGGCCGGGTCCGTACCGAGACCGTGCCATGGGCGCGGCCGGCGGCCCGGTT
It contains:
- a CDS encoding tyrosine-type recombinase/integrase, giving the protein MDVAMVLGKGRRKHALPYGRKTAVALDRYLRVCARHKDAHLPWLWLGKRGRLTAWGVQQLLRRRGEQAGLPGLHPHQLRHTFAHAWLAQGGGETDLMQLAGWRSRQMLGRYGASAADVRAREAHRRLFPGDRL
- a CDS encoding site-specific integrase, which translates into the protein MTADYRPSLVRSFERHLRAENRSEHTIASYLESLRQAEAFLAGRGRSLLDARREDLEAFLGDLLQRRAPETVATRYRRLRVLYRWLEEEEEIPASPIAR